The Candidatus Aminicenantes bacterium nucleotide sequence CGGCCTGGCCGACCGGGCCGTCCAGATGGAGACCCGCAAAGAGGCCATCGACAAGCTCAACACTTTGCTGGCCACTTACAAGACGAACCAATGGGCCAAGGACGCCGAGATCCTTCGGGTCCAGATCGCCGAGAGCCTGGCCAAGAGCGGGCTCAGCGAATACATGAAATACGTCGGCTCGATGGCCACCGGGGTTGCATCCGGGATCGTCTCGGGCGGCGACAAGTCCAAGCTCACTCCCGACGAAGAAGTCAAGCTGGTGGCCCTGCAAGCCATGATGGGCATGGACAAGGACAAAGCCTTCCCGGTCCTGGAAAAGATGGTCCGGACGGAAAAGTCCGACGAGCTGCGATCGCAGGCTCTTTTTGTGCTCAGCCAGAGTAAGGACGCTAAGATCGTCCCGCTGCTCATCGATCTGGCGGTTAAAGACCCCTCGCCCAAGGTCCGCGATATGGCCGTCTTCTGGCTCGGCCAGAGCAAGGACGAGGCCGCCCTCGACGCCCTGCTCAAGATCTACGCGGCCGCCGGCGCCGACGCCAAGGTCAAGGAGAAGGTCTTCTTCTCCCTGTCCCAGATG carries:
- a CDS encoding HEAT repeat domain-containing protein; protein product: MSKRILIATLLLTLALGGLAAAQDQQAQAADQAKKAYDQAKSAIYQKEWVKAVQALQMLESNYPKNAYMGESLYWLGYSLDKMSAGLADRAVQMETRKEAIDKLNTLLATYKTNQWAKDAEILRVQIAESLAKSGLSEYMKYVGSMATGVASGIVSGGDKSKLTPDEEVKLVALQAMMGMDKDKAFPVLEKMVRTEKSDELRSQALFVLSQSKDAKIVPLLIDLAVKDPSPKVRDMAVFWLGQSKDEAALDALLKIYAAAGADAKVKEKVFFSLSQMNNAKATAKMVEVAKSDPDPKLRAQAVFWLGQRNDEASQALMFDLYNDAQDAKVKESLIMAFGQSK